The DNA segment CCAACCGCGGTAGATCGCCGAGATCATGATGACCGGGATGTGGCCGTACTTCTTGCTGCCCTTGATCTTCTTGCAGATGTCGAAGCCGTGCACCTCCGGGAGCATGGCGTCCAGGATGATCATGTCCGGGAGCTCGGTCTGGACCTTGTGGATCGCCTCCAGCCCGCGTCCCGCGGTGACGACCGCGTAGCCCTTCTCCACGAGGACGCGTGAGATGAGGAGGCGGATGTCGTCCTCGTCGTCGACCACGAGGATCTTCTTCTTCGTCGACGGCGCCGCGGCGGGCTCGCGCGGCGTCATCGCCTCCGCGACCGCTGCCGGCGGGGGAGCCTGCGCGGCGGGCGGGTCCGCGGGCTGCCCGAAGCTGCTGTCGAACTCGACATCGATCTCCATCCCCAGGGCGGCCTCGCCGTCTCCGTCTTCCGCGGCGATCACGCCGCTCGTCTCGGTGTTCGCGAGCCCCCTCGGCGGCACGCCCTGCACCGCGTCCAGGGGGCCCGACGGCGCGGCAGCGGCACCGACCCGCCTGCCGCGGTAGATGGTCTCGCCCGAGGCCTTCGCGTCGTAGCAGGCCTCGATCACCGCGACGAGCTGCGCGTGGAGCGCGACGTGCGGGAACACCCGCTTCCCGGTCACGAACTCGACCTCGTCGACAACGCGCTGCTCGTCCGGGTTCGCCATGGCGAGGTTGATGCTCTCGCCGCCGACGAACACCGGCAGGATGGCGTGCTGCTGCGCGATCTCGCGCGGGACGAAATCGAGGTTGCTCAACGAGAACTCGACCTCGTCGAGGTTGATCGCCG comes from the Pseudomonadota bacterium genome and includes:
- a CDS encoding response regulator; this encodes MNDGGNKTQLGKILLKRKVVSSTDLDSLLHEQQDNPSDTERLASRVLKRGLSDEVRLLRALSEQMGVPAINLDEVEFSLSNLDFVPREIAQQHAILPVFVGGESINLAMANPDEQRVVDEVEFVTGKRVFPHVALHAQLVAVIEACYDAKASGETIYRGRRVGAAAAPSGPLDAVQGVPPRGLANTETSGVIAAEDGDGEAALGMEIDVEFDSSFGQPADPPAAQAPPPAAVAEAMTPREPAAAPSTKKKILVVDDEDDIRLLISRVLVEKGYAVVTAGRGLEAIHKVQTELPDMIILDAMLPEVHGFDICKKIKGSKKYGHIPVIMISAIYRGWRYAQDLKDSYGVDDFIEKPFKLGEFIEKVEGHFRARENAVEGPKEDLSQQAERVLQQSVDVYKSGNIDRAIELLRGGIMIDPLAYKLHYNLGLLLGKKSLVYQAIRELESTLELAPEYFPALKNLALLYQKAGFKFKAIETWERALHHCEDDETRDGIKRHLVEML